The genome window CCAAGCCGAGGCAAATTGAAAGAGACCCCGCGGGGGCGCGGGACAGCGCTGGTGAACGCTGGGGCGACTTGACGCCCCATGGTGGGTTTGCTATACTCGTAGTGCCGGATTGCGAGGCAATCTGCGGGTTTGTGCTGGGGCGTAGCCAAGCGGTAAGGCACGGGACTTTGGATCCTGCATCCGGAGGTTCGAATCCTCCCGCCCCAGCCAGTTCATGTACTCCAACGGCTTACGCGCGGCTACGTTCCCTTCATTTCGCGCAGCATCCCCAGGAGTACGTCTCGTGAATTGAGACTAGGATTCTCGAGCACCGCCTCCAAGAGCCTCGTGAGAGCCTGTCCGACTTTCGGCCCTTCGGCCACGCCGAGCACACTCATGACGTCGCGCCCGTTCACGGCGAGATCACGCACCGAAAGAGCTGGGCTATTCGCCATCACGCTCTCAACCCTTGAGAGGAAGGCGGCCATGTTCGCGCCGGGTCCAGGCTCCGCGCCGAGGGCCATCCTATCAGCCTCGCGCAGTTTCCCGAGATCGCGGATGAAGTCCATCCCCAACGCGCCGGCCATACGGCGGATGCCCTTGTCCGTCGTGGCAGGGTCATATGAGAACATGTGCCGCTCCACGAGCGACACGACCCTCTTGATGACATCTCTAGGGTACCGGAGCCTCTCGAGCGCGCCCAGCGCCAACGACGCTCCCACCTTTTCGTGGCACGGGAATCTCAGCGTTCCGTCGGCCTGACGCTCCATCGTCGCGGGCTTTCCTATGTCGTGGAGGAGAGCGGCGAGCCTGAGATGGAGGGTAGGCTCAATGATGTCCGTCACCTTGAGGCTGTGCTCGAACACGTTCCCTGCGGAGGGTGCACCCGACGGCACCGAGACGCACGCCTCCAGCTCGGGAAGGATGTGCTCCAGCAGGCGGGTCCGTCGTGTAAGGCTCAGGGCGTTGCCTGCGGCAGGTGTCACTATCATCGAGGATAGCTCGTCTCGAATCCTCTCCCATGAGATCCTTGTTATGGACTCGTGACAACCCTCAATGGACCTCAAAGTCTCCGGCTCCAGTTCGAATCCGAGCTCTGCTCCGAGGCGGATCGCCCGAAGCATCCTCAAGGCATCCTCTTGAAAGCGCTCACGGGGGTTGCCGACGGCACGGATAAGGCGCGCCCGGAGATCCTTGAGGCCGCCAAAGCAATCGAGCACGGCCCTGCGCCCGATGTCGAAGGCCATCGCGTTCACGGTGAAGTCTCTGCGGGCCAAGTCGTCAGTGACCTGAGACGAGAATACGACCACCTCCGGCCTGCGTCCGTCGGTGTACCTGCCGTCTCGACGGAACGTGGTCACCTCCACTTCATCGTGTCCCGAGAGCACTGTGATGGTTCCGTAACGCTTGCCCGTGCGCGACGCGTGCTCGTGGAAGATCTCCTCGACTTCATCGGGAGTGGCCGACGTACAGATGTCCCAGTCTTTCGGCTTCTTGCCAAGGAGGGAATCGCGCACCGCGCCGCCCACAAGGTAGGCACGATGTCCCCGCGCCTCTAGTTCCCGGGCCACGCGCTGTATGTTCTCCGGCACTTGGATATTCTCGTTGATGACTAACTCGCGTCCGAGATCCATGTCTTGATCCACCCTAACATCCTGACATCGCACCCTGACATCCTGGGCTTGCGTTTTCCTCCGCCTGAGGGTCGGCAGGTCCTTCTCTCGACCCGGGCTCGGGAGGCGGCGACAAGGCGCTCGCTTCTGCGCGTTCAGCGGTTCGGTCCAGAGGGTTCATTTTAGATCGTACACGAAGCGCGCCCTCGTCTTCAAGGCCCAATCGGCCCGTCGTCATACATGCCGGTGCCTCACCCTGGATTCCTGACCGAGAGCGTCCGCGTGTCTACCCAGGCTGCGCATCTTCTGCCGGAGAGCCGACAGGATGCGAGACAAGCCGGGAATACTATGTATGCGGCGCGTCCGCCGGGCGCGCGTCTGCAGGCCGCGCGTCAGCCGGGCGCAGGCAGTCGATATGTCCCCGGCTTCCGGCGGACACGATGCGGACACGGCCTTTCACTCAAAGTGCTCTGGGCTTAACGGGCTCGCGCGGCCCGGAGTTGGCTCCTGCGGTCGGCCCGGGCCCGACGTTCCGGTCGCGCGGATCTGACGACGTTTAGGTTTCTTCGGACTGGCCCCGGACAGGAGGACGGACGATGACACATCGACACGGGCTGGCGAGGACCTTCATTCTCATTGTGCCGCTCGCGCTGAGCTGTCTGCCCGTTCGCGGCGCCGAGGGAGCGTCGGCGGTGTATTCATGCGCTTGCGGGCACGACAGGGTCATCCGGGCTGAACCGCCCTATCCATTCGGTGCCGACATCGCCGGTCTCCAGGAACATCTAGCGACGCTCGGATTCGATCCGGGCCCTCTTGACGGGGTGTACGGTCCCCGAACCGCAGCGGCTGTGGCAGCTTTCCAGCAAAGCAGGGGGCTTGAGCCGGATGGAGTGCTCGGACCTCTCACTTGGATTGCTCTGGGAAAGTCTGCAGCGTCTCCGGTCGCGCAGACGCCCGTTCCTCCTCCCCCTGGGAGAGTAGAGATAATCATAGACACGGTGGACCGAACCCTGACCGTGCTCTCCGACGGAAAGCCGTACAGGAGGTTCCCAGTAGCGGTCGGCAAGCATTCCACTCCTTCTCCCCATGGTCAGTGGAAGGTGACATCGAAGGGGGCATGGAGCGGTGGGTTTGGCACACGATGGATCGGCCTCAACGTGCCCTGGGGAAAGTACGGCATACACGGCACTAACAAGCCGTGGTACATCGGGGACGCCGTGAGCGCCGGTTGCGTCAGGATGTTCAACCACGATGTGGAGACCGTCTTCGAGTGGGTCGAAATTGGGACCCCCGTAGTGATATGCGGAAATCCGTTCGGGCCCCTTCGCAGCCCCCGGCGTGAGCTGGGCCTTGGCGAACGGGGCGCCGATGTCTTGGCGGCTCAAAGGCGCCTCCGTATGCTTGGGTTCGACCCTGGACCGGAAAACGGAGTATATGACAGCCGCACGCTTGAGGCTGTGAAAGCGTTTCAAGCGTCAAGAGGTTTGAGGGCGACCGGGGTGGTCACCTCGGATACGTACGACGCCCTTGGATTGCGCCTGTTCGAGTAAGCCACGGTGGAGACGCGGCGGACCGGGACGAGACTGGCCTTTACGTGAGCGAAAGCTGTCAACACACTGTGAATATGTGCATACCGCATAGAACCATCGAGTGCAGACGCGCAAAACGCGCGCATTTGGCCTGAAGTCGAGTCCCTTCGAGATTCTTCATCTCGTAGCCTTGAATTGCGCCCATAAATGTTATAAACTGGTTATGGCAAGACATACCATATGTCTGCTTGGAAGGGGGATGGAAGTTGAGTCAAGTGGGGTTACGGGTGGTCACGAGTGTTCTGCCCGGTGGCACCATAGCGATACCGGAAGAGGTTCGGGTGCGACTCGGGCTCCAGCCTTTCGACGACTTGGCTTTCAGCCTGGAAAACGGGGTGATCGTCGCGTCAAAGGTCAAAGACGGTAGAACCAAGTACGACAGAGAGGAATGACCCATCGGGGCAGATTGACGTGAGGGGCAGTGCTGAAGGCGAGGGGGGTGGAATCTGGCTCCTCTCGTCGCGTTTTGTGCGCTGGCTCGGGAGGAAACCACTAGCCAGCGTTGAATAGATTTCTGGATCAGGCGCGTGGACCCGAGCACGGCATGGAGGCGCCGGGCATGAGGGGTATCGAGCTGTATCGACACGTTTCGTGGCTCCGCTTGAGTAGAGCGATTCCGGGGGAGTGAACATGGAGCAGTTCGTAGCCGTCATATTGGCCGCGGGCCTGGGGACACGGATGAAATCCCGCAGGCCCAAGGTCATGCACGAGATATGCGGCAGGCCTATGGTATCATACGTGCTTGACGCGGCCGAGTCCGCCGGAGCGGCGAGGATCGTCGTGGTGGTAGGACACGGTGCGGAACTCGTGAAGCAGGCAGTGGGGTCGCGTGGAGAGTGCGTTGTCCAGGCCGAGCAGCTCGGCACTGGCCACGCCGTCATGGTGGCTGAAACCATCCTGAGCGGCTACGACGGCCCTGTCGCAGTGATCGCCGGGGACGCGGCGTTCCTCAGTGGGCAAGACCTTGCCGCCCTTGTCGAGGGACATGTGCAGAGCGGTGCGTCTGCGACCGTCCTGTCCGCGGTCCTGGACGACCCCGAGGGATACGGTCGGATCGTACGGAACGCGCAAGGCAACATAGTCAAGATCGTCGAGGAGAGAGACGCCTCTCCCGAAGAGGCGGCGCTGACCGAGGTCAATAGCTCTATATACTGTTTTTCTGCCCAGGACCTCTTCAGCTCCCTTCGGGAAGTGGCTCCCGACAACGCTCAGAGAGAATACTACCTTACAGACGTGATAGGCATCATGCTCCGAAAGGGCCTTCGCGTTCAGGTGGTGAGGGCCCGCGATCCGTTATCGGCGCGGGGCATTAACACCCGCGTCCAACTGGCTGAGGCGGAGCGCATCTTCCGTGACAGGGTCCGGGAGCGTCTCATGCTGTCGGGCGTGACCATGATCGATCCGCAGTCGACGTTTGTGGACGCCGATGTCGCCGTGGGGCGGGATACCATCATTCTTCCGTTCACGTTCCTGGTGGGCAAGACGTCCATCGGCGAAGGATGCACAATCGGTCCGTTCGTCCGGATAGTAGACTCCCAAGTGGCAGATGGGGCATCAGTATCAAACGCCGTGGTGCTCGAGTCCGTCATCGGGCCCGAGGCAACGGTGGGACCGTACAGCTACCTCCGTCCGGGGACCGTCTTGGCGGAAAGGGCGAAGGTCGGGACGTTCGTGGAAGTCAAGAAGTCTACGATAGGGAAAGGAAGCAAAGTGCCTCACCAGACGTACCTGGGTGACGCAACCGTCGGCGACGGGGTCAACATCGGAGCCGGGACGATCACGTGCAACTACGACGGTTGGCAAAAGCATCCCACGATGATCGAGGACGGGGTGTTCATCGGCAGCAACTCAAACCTCGTGGCTCCTGTAAGGATCGGGAAAGGCGCGTACGTTGCTGCGGGGTCCACTATCACACGGGATGTGCCTGAAGGCGCGCTAGGAATCGCACGAGGCTATCAGAAGGAGATCCCGGGTTGGGTACAGAGGCGCCTTGAACGTCGGAACGACGCTGAGGGGCACGGCGGGAAAGGCTGAGACGGGCCCTGCAGCAAAGAGTCGGGAGGCTTACGTGATGAGTGACGCTGGTGGAATCCACATGATGCTGCCGTCCTACAAGAAGATGAAGGTTTTCACGGGGCGCGCTCATCCCGCCCTCGCGGAGGCGATAGCTGCCCATCTCGGTGTCGGCCTTGCCGCGATGAAGGTGGACAGGTTCCGCGACGGCGAGATACGAGTCGCCATTGAAGAGAGCGTGCGCGGCACCGATGTCTTCGTGATACAGCCTACGTGCCCGCCGGTCAACGAGAACCTCATGGAGCTCCTCATAATCATAGACGCGATGCGTCGCGCCTCCGCCAAGACGGTCACGGCCGTGATCCCGTATTACGGCTACGCGAGGCAGGACAGAAAGACAAAGGCCCGCGATCCCATAACGGCGAAGCTGGTGGCAAACCTGCTGGTGACGGCGGGGTGCGACAGAATGGTGACGGTAGATCTGCATGCCGGGCAGGTTCAGGGTTTCTTCGACATTCCGGTGGACCCGCTCCTGGCCATGCCGATCCTGGCCAGGTACATCCAAGAGGCCGGCCTTGCCGACTGCGTAGTGGCCTCACCCGACATCGGAGGGGTTGCAAGGGCCCGAGCCATGGCCGGGAAGCTCCACGCGGACCTCGTGGTCATAGACAAGAGGCGGCCTGAGCCAAACGTATCCGAGGTAATGAACATCATCGGTGATGTGGACGGAAGAAACGTCATCCTCGTCGATGACATCATAGATACTGGCGGCACGATAGTGCAGGCGGCCGACGCGCTGTACGAGGCAGGGGCTCGAGAGGTATACGCCGCATGCACTCACGCGCTTTTCTCGGGACAGGCTAGAGACGTTTTGACCGGGTCGAGCATCAGGAAGACGATAGTCACCGACACGATACCCATCGACCAGGACAGGCGCCCGGAGAGGACTGAGGTGCTATCGGTGGCGCCTCTCCTGGCCGAGGCCATTCGAAGGATATACGAGGAGCTTTCAGTGTCCACCCTCTTCGATTGAGCGGGACGGATGGACAGAAGGGCGTGCCATGGGGAGACTTGTCGTCAGCAGCGGGCTCTGGACTATGAGAGTTCCAGTGAGGAGAGTTCCAGTGAGGCAAAGGAGAGTAATAGTCGAGGAAAGCCTGGGAGAGAGTACCGACAGAGCATGGGGTTGTGTCCGGAGTTCGACGAGACCGCAACGAACGTTGGAAGGAGCGGTTGTAATATGAAAGAGATAGTCGTCAATGCACGGCCAAGAGAGAGAACCGGCAAAGGATACGCGCGCAAGGCGCGGGTCGTGGGCGAAGTGCCCGCCGTGGTATATGGAAAGGGCTCAGGGTCCACCTCCATCAGCCTTGATGAAAGGGAGTTTTACAGGGCGGTTCAAGCCGGACTCGGCGCCGGCAAGCTAGTGAAGCTGGTCATCAATGGTGCAGGGAACGGCAGAGTTGAGAAGACTGCTCTTCTGAAGGAAGTTCAACGAGATTTCGTGAGAGGCGACGTCATCCACGTCGACTTCCAGGAGGTTTCCCTGACGGAGGCCATTACCGCCACCATTCCGGTGGTCTTGGTAGGAGAGGAAAGGCGTCCGAACGACGGTGGGGTAATAGAGCACCTGCTTTGGGAGATCCAGATTCACGCATTACCTGCCGATATGCCCGAGAGAGTAGAGGTGGATGTCTCCGGGCTGCGGATAGGCGATTCTGTCAAGGTGGCCGATCTCAGGCTGCCCAAGGGCGTACGGACGCTGAGCCACGCAGACGAGAGCGTGGTAACGGTGGCGGCGCCAGCGCGAGGAGCGGAGGAGAAGAGGCCCGCGGCTGAAACGGGCGAGGCTGGTGGGGCCGGAGAGGCCAAGACTGCCGGCGAGGCAAGCTGACGAGGAGAAGGCGGATTACGCTCGTGAAACTCATCGTCGGGCTCGGCAACCCGGGCAGCCAGTATGAAGGATCCAGGCACAACGTGGGTTTCCTGGTCGTCGATTTCCTCGCGAAGAGGCACGGTATCAGGGTCGCGCAGAGGAGATTCCACGCGCTCCTGGGGCAGGGAGAGATCCGCGGGGAACAGGTGATCGTCGCCAAACCCATCACTTACATGAATCGCAGTGGGTATGCAGTTCGTGCAATCGCAGACTGGTACGGGGCGGCGCCTTCCGAGATCTTAGTGATTGTGGATGACATGGCACTCGAACCCGGACGCATACGCATGCGTCCCAAGGGGAGCGACGGAGGCCACAAGGGTTTGAGATCCATAATCTCTCTTCTGGGCTGCCAGGACTTTCCGCGGCTGAGGGTGGGCATCGGAAGACCGGGACCTTCCGAAGACGCTGCGGGTTACGTGCTCGGCTGGTTTACACGTGAAGAGCTTGCCGTGATGCTGGAGGCGTTCGACCGCGCTGCGGATGCGGTGGAGGCTTGGATCGCCTCCGGCGTCGACGAAGCCATGAACATGTTCAATGGATGACGTTTCCCGCCTTCCGACGTCTTGAGATCCAGCAAGATCCTAGCTACGACGTGTCCTCTCCGCAAGCAGGAATGAAAAGCTCTACCTCGAAATGTACAGTTGACGCGCCATGGGGGAGGTTCGCTTCCAAATTCTCATACGGAGGTGGATGCGATGAATTCTCTGCTGGTTATGGTGGTGACCTTCCTCCTGTACATAGTCGCCTACAACCTCTATGGTAAGAAGCTCGGGCACAAGCTGTTCGAGCTAGCCGCCAAGAACGTGACTCCGGCGGAGGAGATCAACGACCGGGTAGACTACGTGCCGACGAACAGAATCATACTCACGGGTCACCATTTTACTTCGATTGCAGGAACCGGTCCCATCGTAGGCCCGGTTCTCGGTGTCATATGGGGCTGGGTTCCTGCGCTGCTCTGGGTTGTGCTGGGGTCCATCTTTGCGGGCGCGGTTCACGACCTCGGCGCTCTCGTCGTATCCATGAGGCAACGAGGCAAGTCAATAGGTGACATAACGGGGTCCATCGTGAATCCTCGCGCGCGGACGCTGTTCTTTGCGATCATATTCTTCTGTCTCTGGATAGTCATAGCCATCTTCGCGATTCTCATGGCCAACCTTTTTGCGACCTACCCGGAGTCAGCGTTCCCGATCTGGGTTGAGATCCCTATAGCCATGGGGCTTTCATGGTATCTGTTCAATAGGAAGGGCAGCCTCCTCGTGGGCTCAATTGTGGCGATAGCGTTGATGTACCTCACCATCTGGATAGGGCTCTTCATCCCGATAAGCCTCAGCAAAGCGGCATGGCTCGTCATCATCATGGTGTATATCTACTTCGCCGCCACACTTCCTGTCCACCGCCTACTGCAGCCGCGAGACTACATCAACGCTCTCGAGCTCGGAGTCGCCATGGTTCTGCTCATTCTCGGAATAGTCATCGCGCCCAAGCCTATCGTTGCTCCTGCCGTGATCACCTCGCCGGCTGGAGCCCCTCCGATGTTACCGTTCTTGTTCATAACGATAGCGTGCGGCGCCATCTCAGGGTTCCACAGCCTGGTCTCGAGCGGAACTAGCTCCAAGCAGATCGACAAGGAGCCCAATGCGGTCACGGTAGGTTATGGAGGGATGATGCTCGAGGCCGCGCTCGCGACCCTGGTTATCCTGGCCGTCACCACGGGAGTCTCCAGGGAGACCTGGCTCGCTACGTACGCGAATTACGCGAAGGTCCCAACGCTTCCAACGTTTGCCGAGGGCGGCGCGCGGATAGTTGCGGCGCTTGGGATCCCGAAGGCGCTTTCCCTCAACATCCTGGCGGTGTTCATGATCAGCTTCGCCGGCACGACCATTGACACGGCCACGCGCTTGCAGCGGTACGTGATCTCGGAGTTCGGAGACGCCGCCGGCCAGAAGTGGCTCACGAATAGGTATGTAGCCACGCTCATCGCCGTGGTAACCGCGTATCTCCTCGCCTTCAGAGGAAGCGCCAACGTTATCTGGCCTCTGTTCGGAGCTACGAACCAGCTCCTAGCAGGGCTGGCGCTCCTGGTAGTAACGGTGTACGTGGCGAAGCAGAAGAAGCCGCTGATCTACACGGCGGCCCCGATGGTCTTCATGATCGTGATTACCACGTGGGGAATGATCGGCAATCTGAGGAACTACCTGGCCGCAGGCAACTGGCTTCTCTCGGTCATTGACGCTATAGTCCTTCTCCTCGAGGTGTGGCTGATCATCGAGGCATGGACGGTCATGACCAAGATCACGCGCGGCGAAATACCACACGAGGCAGCGAAGGCGTAGTCACAATCCGCAGACGTGGATCCCTCCATGGCGCGTGTTCCACGTGCGACAGGCTGAACACAGATAGAACATAGAGCCCAAGAAATCACGCAGGTCTCAGTAGGGACAATTCGACGAAAGCAAGGCGCTCGAAAGAGGTGTGGACGGACCAGGAGCAGGGGCTTATGCCCCTATCTCCTGGTCCGTCCGGCCAAGAGCTCCTCGGCCTTCTGGATGAGGCCCCGGACTATCAGTCCGGCTTCCCTCGTGGTGATGTTGCTGTAGTCGTACACACCATTGTCGACGTTTATCTTGTCAGCGAAGCCGAGCTCCCGCGCGATCTCGTACTTCACCTCGTCCGAGACAATGCTGCGGTTTCGACCCATGGCTCCACCTCCGCGACTAGTATTCCCCGGACCCTCTTTTTCGAGTCGCCTGAGCGCTGAGGCCGCGAACGACGCCCTCAGCGGGACGAAAGAAATACATGATGCTGAGCAAATTTTGCCCGCCCTTCACCGGCCGCCTTCCGCGCTTCCAGCGCGCATCCTCACACAACGCGCTTTGTGTCGAACGCTGTCCCATTTCCAGTTGGCACCATATTTGCTAAGCTTACAGGTGAGTCTCTGTCTCTCCGTACGCTGTTAACCGCGAACACGCCGAAGATGTCGAAGATGTCGAAGACGGAGGGGTGTCGTGATGCCTGTTCTCGGAGATCAGACGATTGTCGCCTTGTCGAAAGTGCTGGATGCGCTGTCGCTCCGGCACGAAGTCACGGCTGACAACATCGCCAACGTCAATACCCCTGGCTTCAAGGCAAGGCGTGTCTTGTTTGAGGACCAGCTCAAGGCGGCGATCTCCCGTGGTGACCCGGGATCTTGGCAGCCCACCATTGAGGAGGACCATCTCTCGGTGAGGCGCGACGGGAACAGCGTCGACATAGATCTCGAGATGGCGTGCCTGGCAGAAACCACGATGATGTACAGCGCCATGTCTCGTCTCGTATCAGATCGTTTCAGCCTGCTAAAGTACGTCATCAGCGAGGGGAGGCGATGACGCATGGGCGTTTTTTCATCCTTCAGGATAAGTGCCACAGGTCTCGCCGCTGAACGCCTTAGAATGGACGTTATTGCCAACAATATCGCCAACGTCAACACGACGCGCACGGAGGACGGGGGGCCTTACAGAAGGCGGCAGGCCGTGTTCCAGGCGCTCGTGACCCGTTTCTGGAGAACTGGCTTCGGGACGAGCGAGCAGCGCGGCCTTGGCCGGAGGGTGGCCGAGGCGCCCGGTCGGGGTGTGGCGGTCGTGGGAATAGTGGAGGATCCGTCTCCGCCACGCATGGTGTACGATCCCGGCCACCCGGACGCGGATGCCCGCGGGTACGTGGCAATGCCCAACGTCGATCCAGTGAGAGAGCTCGTGGACATGATCTCGGCGACGCGGGCTTACGAGGCGAACGTCACCGCCCTCAACGCGGCGAAGACGATGGCTATGAGGGCGCTCGAAATAGGCAAGGGATGATGCTTGTGCGTAAGGCTTGTGCGTGAGATGCGCGGGCCGTTTCCGTGATGAGGTGCCGGTGTCCTGACGCGAGGCTTCAGCACTAGGGGTGGGGTGGTGTGATGGACATCAAGATCAGC of Bacillota bacterium contains these proteins:
- a CDS encoding CCA tRNA nucleotidyltransferase, which codes for MDLGRELVINENIQVPENIQRVARELEARGHRAYLVGGAVRDSLLGKKPKDWDICTSATPDEVEEIFHEHASRTGKRYGTITVLSGHDEVEVTTFRRDGRYTDGRRPEVVVFSSQVTDDLARRDFTVNAMAFDIGRRAVLDCFGGLKDLRARLIRAVGNPRERFQEDALRMLRAIRLGAELGFELEPETLRSIEGCHESITRISWERIRDELSSMIVTPAAGNALSLTRRTRLLEHILPELEACVSVPSGAPSAGNVFEHSLKVTDIIEPTLHLRLAALLHDIGKPATMERQADGTLRFPCHEKVGASLALGALERLRYPRDVIKRVVSLVERHMFSYDPATTDKGIRRMAGALGMDFIRDLGKLREADRMALGAEPGPGANMAAFLSRVESVMANSPALSVRDLAVNGRDVMSVLGVAEGPKVGQALTRLLEAVLENPSLNSRDVLLGMLREMKGT
- a CDS encoding peptidoglycan-binding protein — its product is MTHRHGLARTFILIVPLALSCLPVRGAEGASAVYSCACGHDRVIRAEPPYPFGADIAGLQEHLATLGFDPGPLDGVYGPRTAAAVAAFQQSRGLEPDGVLGPLTWIALGKSAASPVAQTPVPPPPGRVEIIIDTVDRTLTVLSDGKPYRRFPVAVGKHSTPSPHGQWKVTSKGAWSGGFGTRWIGLNVPWGKYGIHGTNKPWYIGDAVSAGCVRMFNHDVETVFEWVEIGTPVVICGNPFGPLRSPRRELGLGERGADVLAAQRRLRMLGFDPGPENGVYDSRTLEAVKAFQASRGLRATGVVTSDTYDALGLRLFE
- the glmU gene encoding bifunctional UDP-N-acetylglucosamine diphosphorylase/glucosamine-1-phosphate N-acetyltransferase GlmU, translating into MEQFVAVILAAGLGTRMKSRRPKVMHEICGRPMVSYVLDAAESAGAARIVVVVGHGAELVKQAVGSRGECVVQAEQLGTGHAVMVAETILSGYDGPVAVIAGDAAFLSGQDLAALVEGHVQSGASATVLSAVLDDPEGYGRIVRNAQGNIVKIVEERDASPEEAALTEVNSSIYCFSAQDLFSSLREVAPDNAQREYYLTDVIGIMLRKGLRVQVVRARDPLSARGINTRVQLAEAERIFRDRVRERLMLSGVTMIDPQSTFVDADVAVGRDTIILPFTFLVGKTSIGEGCTIGPFVRIVDSQVADGASVSNAVVLESVIGPEATVGPYSYLRPGTVLAERAKVGTFVEVKKSTIGKGSKVPHQTYLGDATVGDGVNIGAGTITCNYDGWQKHPTMIEDGVFIGSNSNLVAPVRIGKGAYVAAGSTITRDVPEGALGIARGYQKEIPGWVQRRLERRNDAEGHGGKG
- a CDS encoding ribose-phosphate pyrophosphokinase produces the protein MSDAGGIHMMLPSYKKMKVFTGRAHPALAEAIAAHLGVGLAAMKVDRFRDGEIRVAIEESVRGTDVFVIQPTCPPVNENLMELLIIIDAMRRASAKTVTAVIPYYGYARQDRKTKARDPITAKLVANLLVTAGCDRMVTVDLHAGQVQGFFDIPVDPLLAMPILARYIQEAGLADCVVASPDIGGVARARAMAGKLHADLVVIDKRRPEPNVSEVMNIIGDVDGRNVILVDDIIDTGGTIVQAADALYEAGAREVYAACTHALFSGQARDVLTGSSIRKTIVTDTIPIDQDRRPERTEVLSVAPLLAEAIRRIYEELSVSTLFD
- a CDS encoding 50S ribosomal protein L25 encodes the protein MKEIVVNARPRERTGKGYARKARVVGEVPAVVYGKGSGSTSISLDEREFYRAVQAGLGAGKLVKLVINGAGNGRVEKTALLKEVQRDFVRGDVIHVDFQEVSLTEAITATIPVVLVGEERRPNDGGVIEHLLWEIQIHALPADMPERVEVDVSGLRIGDSVKVADLRLPKGVRTLSHADESVVTVAAPARGAEEKRPAAETGEAGGAGEAKTAGEAS
- the pth gene encoding aminoacyl-tRNA hydrolase codes for the protein MKLIVGLGNPGSQYEGSRHNVGFLVVDFLAKRHGIRVAQRRFHALLGQGEIRGEQVIVAKPITYMNRSGYAVRAIADWYGAAPSEILVIVDDMALEPGRIRMRPKGSDGGHKGLRSIISLLGCQDFPRLRVGIGRPGPSEDAAGYVLGWFTREELAVMLEAFDRAADAVEAWIASGVDEAMNMFNG
- a CDS encoding carbon starvation protein A; protein product: MNSLLVMVVTFLLYIVAYNLYGKKLGHKLFELAAKNVTPAEEINDRVDYVPTNRIILTGHHFTSIAGTGPIVGPVLGVIWGWVPALLWVVLGSIFAGAVHDLGALVVSMRQRGKSIGDITGSIVNPRARTLFFAIIFFCLWIVIAIFAILMANLFATYPESAFPIWVEIPIAMGLSWYLFNRKGSLLVGSIVAIALMYLTIWIGLFIPISLSKAAWLVIIMVYIYFAATLPVHRLLQPRDYINALELGVAMVLLILGIVIAPKPIVAPAVITSPAGAPPMLPFLFITIACGAISGFHSLVSSGTSSKQIDKEPNAVTVGYGGMMLEAALATLVILAVTTGVSRETWLATYANYAKVPTLPTFAEGGARIVAALGIPKALSLNILAVFMISFAGTTIDTATRLQRYVISEFGDAAGQKWLTNRYVATLIAVVTAYLLAFRGSANVIWPLFGATNQLLAGLALLVVTVYVAKQKKPLIYTAAPMVFMIVITTWGMIGNLRNYLAAGNWLLSVIDAIVLLLEVWLIIEAWTVMTKITRGEIPHEAAKA
- a CDS encoding alpha/beta-type small acid-soluble spore protein produces the protein MGRNRSIVSDEVKYEIARELGFADKINVDNGVYDYSNITTREAGLIVRGLIQKAEELLAGRTRR
- a CDS encoding flagellar basal body protein; translated protein: MPVLGDQTIVALSKVLDALSLRHEVTADNIANVNTPGFKARRVLFEDQLKAAISRGDPGSWQPTIEEDHLSVRRDGNSVDIDLEMACLAETTMMYSAMSRLVSDRFSLLKYVISEGRR
- the flgC gene encoding flagellar basal body rod protein FlgC, with the protein product MGVFSSFRISATGLAAERLRMDVIANNIANVNTTRTEDGGPYRRRQAVFQALVTRFWRTGFGTSEQRGLGRRVAEAPGRGVAVVGIVEDPSPPRMVYDPGHPDADARGYVAMPNVDPVRELVDMISATRAYEANVTALNAAKTMAMRALEIGKG